In Phacochoerus africanus isolate WHEZ1 chromosome 2, ROS_Pafr_v1, whole genome shotgun sequence, one DNA window encodes the following:
- the NDUFAF1 gene encoding LOW QUALITY PROTEIN: complex I intermediate-associated protein 30, mitochondrial (The sequence of the model RefSeq protein was modified relative to this genomic sequence to represent the inferred CDS: inserted 5 bases in 3 codons; deleted 4 bases in 3 codons), giving the protein MALVHKLLNGTYIRRKCLKPSVASLSKCGPFLSTRFADYCSSSLQKPSVPASGKASQRKTEGNVEGHHQRDVALDITSLGTSLKFSFDKAIKEEIKDHYKAFDNDIVNHWIGXEGRPLHEVLRNXSKVVWQFRGKEDLDKWIVTSDKTIXWQKEAFLKRARNNQSALLYGTLSSEAPQDGESGRSGYCAMISKVLRGPFEIKKSYDWSQFNTLYLRVRGDGRPWMVNIREDTDIIQRKDHMYSYFMSPVGGPTGRRVKIPFSKFFFSNQGRIRDAQYQLLLDKISSVGFTLADKVDGPFFLEIDFIGVFTDPAHTEEFAYENSPELNPRLFK; this is encoded by the exons ATGGCTTTGGTTCACAAATTGTTGAATGGCACTTATATTCGTAGAAAATGCCTGAAGCCAAGTGTTGCCTCATTGTCCAAGTGTGGTCCATTTTTGAGTACTCGCTTTGCAGACTATTGCTCCAGTAGCCTTCAGAAACCTTCAGTGCCTGCTTCTGGCAAAGCTTCTCAGAGGAAGACCGAAGGAAATGTGGAAGGGCATCACCAAAGAGATGTTGCTTTGGATATAACTTCTCTGGGGACAAGCCTGAAGTTCAGT TTTGATAAagcaattaaagaagaaataaaggaccATTATAAGGCGTTTGAT AATGATATAGTGAATCATTGGATAG CTGAAGGTCGCCCTCTGCATGAGGTCTTGCGGAA AAGCAAGGTTGTCTGGCAGTTCCGTGGCAAAGAAGATTTGGATAAGTGGATAGTGACTTCTGATAAGACAAT GTGGCAGAAGGAAGCTTTCCTAAAGAGGGCAAGAAATAACCAAAGTGCACTCCTGTATGGAACCCTGAGCTCTGAGGCACCTCAGGATGGGGAGAGTGGCCGAAGTGGGTAC TGTGCGATGATATCCAAGGTTCTCAGG GGACCTTTTGAGATAAAGAAGTCTTATGATTGGTCCCAGTTCAACACTCTGTATCTCCGTGTTCGTGGAGATGGCCGGCCTTGGATGGTGAATATCAGGGAGGACACGGATATAATTCAGAGGAAGGATCACATGTACAGTTACTTCATGTCACCCGTGGGGGGCCCTACTGGCAGGAGGGTCAAG attcctttctccaAATTTTTCTTCTCCAATCAAGGAAGAATCCGGGATGCTCAGTACCAGCTTCTGCTTGATAAG ATCTCTTCTGTCGGATTCACCTTGGCTGATAAAGTGGATGGTCCATTCTTCCTGGAAAtagattttattggagtatttaCTGATCCAGCCCACACAGAAGAATTTGCCTATGAAAATTCTCCAGAGCTTAATCcaagactttttaaataa